One genomic segment of Natrononativus amylolyticus includes these proteins:
- a CDS encoding dihydroneopterin aldolase family protein: MSAETTPTDAEIACFEAGIKFGSLYHQFAGTPLTLESAPSLAAAMEAAIENQPHCRDVAVTVREAELEAELAESAADYTELTGRFLEVELLVDYEGREVVARMEMEGGYPMMRVVSVGREG; this comes from the coding sequence ATGAGCGCCGAGACGACACCCACCGACGCCGAAATCGCCTGCTTCGAGGCGGGGATCAAGTTCGGGTCGCTGTACCACCAGTTCGCCGGCACCCCGCTCACCCTCGAGAGCGCGCCGTCTCTCGCGGCGGCCATGGAGGCGGCGATCGAGAACCAGCCCCACTGCCGGGACGTCGCCGTCACCGTCCGCGAGGCCGAACTCGAGGCCGAACTCGCGGAGTCGGCCGCCGACTACACCGAGCTGACGGGACGCTTTCTCGAGGTCGAACTCCTCGTCGACTACGAGGGTCGGGAGGTCGTCGCGCGCATGGAGATGGAAGGAGGGTACCCGATGATGCGCGTCGTCTCCGTCGGCCGGGAGGGGTGA
- the azf gene encoding NAD-dependent glucose-6-phosphate dehydrogenase Azf, translating into MAQSVLLTGAAGRVGQAILADLADEYEWRLLDREPPTEELPGEFVVADITDDDAVYEAMEGIDAVIHLAGDPRPEAPWGSVLANNIDGTHAVFQGAVDAGVERVAFASSNHAVGAYETDERTPDMYRPHDEFRLDGTELPRPGNLYGVSKAAGETLGRYYHDEYGLSVVCVRIGNLTKGHPPIDYERGQAMWLSYRDCAHLFDRCLRAEYGYELVYGISDNDRKYYSIDRAREVLGYEPRDNSAAHD; encoded by the coding sequence ATGGCACAGTCGGTCCTGTTGACCGGGGCTGCGGGGCGCGTCGGCCAGGCGATCCTCGCCGACCTCGCCGACGAGTACGAGTGGCGGTTGCTCGACCGCGAACCGCCCACCGAGGAGCTGCCGGGCGAGTTCGTCGTCGCGGACATCACGGACGATGACGCCGTGTACGAGGCGATGGAGGGAATCGACGCCGTAATCCACCTCGCGGGCGACCCGCGTCCGGAGGCGCCGTGGGGCAGCGTCCTGGCGAACAACATCGACGGCACCCACGCCGTCTTCCAGGGAGCCGTCGACGCGGGCGTCGAGAGGGTCGCGTTCGCCTCCTCGAACCACGCCGTCGGCGCCTACGAGACCGACGAACGCACCCCCGACATGTACCGCCCCCACGACGAGTTCCGCCTCGACGGCACCGAACTCCCCCGCCCGGGGAACCTCTACGGCGTCTCGAAGGCCGCCGGGGAAACCCTCGGCCGGTACTACCACGACGAGTACGGACTCTCGGTGGTCTGCGTCCGGATCGGCAACCTCACGAAGGGGCACCCGCCGATCGACTACGAGCGCGGCCAGGCGATGTGGCTCTCCTACCGCGACTGTGCGCACCTCTTCGACCGCTGTCTCCGGGCGGAGTACGGCTACGAGCTCGTCTACGGCATCTCGGACAACGACCGCAAGTACTACTCCATCGACCGGGCCCGGGAGGTCCTCGGCTACGAGCCGCGGGACAACTCCGCCGCCCACGACTGA
- a CDS encoding transporter produces MVRPSTIVILAGVVLLFVPIPPIATILGLLVILTGVLIRVFTQS; encoded by the coding sequence ATGGTCCGTCCCTCGACGATCGTCATCCTCGCCGGCGTTGTCCTGCTCTTCGTTCCGATCCCGCCGATCGCAACGATCCTCGGCTTGCTCGTCATCCTCACTGGCGTGCTCATCCGGGTGTTCACCCAGAGCTGA
- a CDS encoding CobW family GTP-binding protein, translating into MSVPVTILCGGLGAGKTTLLSRLLETDDREIAVVVNDVGEVNVDADLVEARTDLESGAEVTALENGCICCSLGTELSRSVIELWKRYEFDALVVEASGVGEPEPIAHQFVRGPAGGPYELDQLVTVVDARAFHDAFAEGDEVPERRGPDESGTRPLADLLLEQAEFCDLLVVNKCDLVSDDECERVVALLETLQPRAEILTTAYGAVDPDELLEAGRFDLTAAREAAGWKAAIEADADGDRHAHAHDHTHPPERYGIEVDTYQRTRPLHPERFAALLADLPAGLVRAKGLCWLAGRERAAITMSYAGTETSLEVTGRWIASFSEQQQETYRESQPDLVWDERWGDRECRLALIGRNVSMDALCDRLDDCLLTDAELEADWSLYENPAPTSMGELVTVGESDRRDG; encoded by the coding sequence ATGTCCGTCCCGGTCACGATCCTCTGTGGCGGCCTCGGCGCCGGAAAGACGACGCTGCTCTCGCGGCTCCTCGAAACCGACGACCGCGAGATCGCCGTCGTGGTCAACGACGTCGGCGAGGTGAACGTCGACGCCGATCTCGTCGAAGCGCGAACCGACCTCGAGAGCGGCGCGGAGGTCACCGCCCTGGAGAACGGCTGTATCTGTTGTAGCCTTGGGACGGAGCTCTCCCGGTCGGTGATCGAACTCTGGAAGCGCTACGAGTTCGACGCCCTCGTCGTCGAAGCGTCGGGCGTCGGCGAGCCCGAGCCGATCGCCCACCAGTTCGTCCGCGGCCCCGCCGGCGGCCCCTACGAGCTGGACCAGCTCGTCACGGTAGTCGACGCCCGCGCGTTCCACGACGCGTTCGCCGAGGGCGACGAGGTTCCGGAACGGCGCGGCCCCGACGAGAGCGGGACGCGCCCGCTCGCGGACCTGCTGCTCGAGCAGGCGGAGTTCTGCGACCTGCTCGTCGTGAACAAGTGCGACCTGGTAAGCGACGACGAGTGCGAGCGGGTGGTGGCGCTGCTCGAAACCCTCCAGCCCCGGGCGGAGATCCTGACGACGGCGTACGGCGCCGTCGACCCCGACGAGTTACTCGAGGCCGGCCGGTTCGACCTCACCGCGGCGCGCGAGGCCGCGGGCTGGAAGGCGGCGATCGAGGCCGACGCCGACGGCGACCGCCACGCACACGCTCACGACCACACCCACCCGCCCGAACGCTACGGCATCGAGGTCGACACCTACCAGCGAACCCGTCCGCTCCACCCCGAGCGGTTCGCCGCCCTGCTGGCGGACCTGCCGGCGGGACTCGTCCGCGCGAAGGGACTCTGCTGGCTCGCCGGGCGGGAGCGGGCGGCGATCACGATGAGCTACGCGGGGACGGAAACGAGCCTCGAGGTCACCGGCCGCTGGATCGCGAGCTTTTCGGAGCAACAACAGGAGACCTACCGGGAGAGCCAGCCCGACCTCGTCTGGGACGAGCGGTGGGGCGACCGCGAGTGCCGGCTGGCGCTGATCGGCCGGAACGTCTCGATGGACGCGCTCTGTGACCGCCTGGACGACTGTCTGCTCACCGACGCGGAGCTCGAGGCGGACTGGTCTCTGTACGAGAATCCGGCGCCGACCTCGATGGGCGAACTGGTGACGGTCGGCGAGAGCGACCGTAGAGACGGCTGA
- a CDS encoding ABC transporter ATP-binding protein, with product MSSVDWEKDDPFEEQRENIDSPMRRLLFEFGRPYWFSVTVGTLASIFARALDLLPALLLGVAIDSLFGDALFHDQVPLSALPESWLPATQDGQFWFVVVAIAGSFALGAIFHWVRNWGFNSFSQDIQHDVRTATYDKMQRLDMEFFSNKQTGEMMSVLSNDVNQLERFLNDGLNSATRLIVMVVGIGFLLFWLNPQLALISLAPVPLIAIFTYIFVKKIQPKYAAVRSSVGKVNSRLENNLGGIQVIKSSNTEEFESDRVDDVSRKYYNTNWGAIWLRIKFFPGLQLISGIGFVLTFVVGGYWVFTGTAPGPFTGTLQTGTFVIFILYTQQLVWPMAQFGQVINMYQRAEASSERIFGLMDEQGRIETDSDADPLEVQNGYVKYDDVTFGYNDEETILADVSFDVPGGETLALVGPTGAGKSTVLKLLLRLHDVDEGSIRIDGQDIRDVSLPSLRQSMGYVGQESYLFYGTVEENITYGTFDASREEIVEAAKAAEAHDFIQNLPDGYDTMVGERGVKLSGGQRQRVAIARAILKDPDILILDEATSDVDTETEMLIQRSIDRLTENRTTFAIAHRLSTIKDADKIVVLEGGEIVERGTHDELLANDGLYAHLWGVQAGEIDELPQEFIERAQQRTARTEARQDD from the coding sequence ATGAGCAGCGTCGACTGGGAAAAAGACGATCCGTTCGAGGAGCAACGGGAGAACATCGATAGCCCGATGCGCCGGTTGCTCTTCGAGTTCGGTCGTCCCTACTGGTTCTCCGTGACTGTTGGAACGCTCGCGAGTATCTTTGCGAGGGCGCTCGATCTTCTCCCCGCGCTCCTCCTCGGTGTGGCGATCGACTCCCTGTTCGGCGACGCGCTGTTTCACGACCAGGTGCCGCTGAGCGCCCTCCCCGAATCCTGGCTGCCCGCGACCCAGGACGGCCAGTTCTGGTTCGTCGTCGTCGCCATCGCCGGCTCGTTCGCGCTCGGGGCGATCTTTCACTGGGTCCGCAACTGGGGCTTTAACTCGTTCTCCCAGGACATCCAGCACGACGTCCGGACGGCGACCTACGACAAGATGCAGCGTCTCGACATGGAGTTCTTCTCGAACAAGCAGACGGGGGAGATGATGTCGGTGCTTTCGAACGACGTCAACCAGCTCGAGCGCTTTCTCAACGACGGGCTGAACTCGGCGACGCGGCTGATCGTGATGGTCGTCGGAATCGGCTTCCTGCTGTTCTGGCTCAACCCGCAGCTGGCGTTGATCTCGCTGGCACCCGTGCCGCTGATCGCGATCTTCACCTACATCTTCGTCAAGAAGATCCAGCCGAAGTACGCCGCCGTCCGCTCGTCGGTCGGAAAAGTCAACTCCCGACTCGAGAACAATCTGGGCGGCATTCAGGTGATCAAGTCCTCGAACACCGAGGAGTTCGAGTCCGACCGCGTCGACGACGTCTCGCGCAAGTACTACAACACGAACTGGGGCGCCATCTGGCTGCGCATCAAGTTCTTCCCCGGTCTCCAGCTGATCTCGGGGATCGGCTTCGTCCTGACGTTCGTCGTCGGCGGCTACTGGGTGTTCACGGGGACGGCGCCGGGGCCGTTCACCGGTACGCTGCAGACCGGGACGTTCGTCATCTTCATCCTCTATACCCAGCAACTCGTCTGGCCGATGGCGCAGTTCGGGCAGGTGATCAACATGTACCAGCGCGCCGAGGCCTCGAGCGAGCGCATCTTCGGTCTGATGGACGAACAGGGGCGCATCGAGACAGACAGCGACGCGGACCCGCTCGAGGTACAGAACGGCTACGTCAAGTACGACGACGTCACGTTCGGCTACAACGACGAGGAGACGATCCTCGCAGACGTCAGCTTCGACGTGCCGGGCGGCGAGACGCTCGCGCTGGTCGGCCCGACCGGCGCCGGCAAGTCGACGGTCCTCAAGCTCCTCTTGCGCTTACACGACGTCGACGAGGGGTCGATCCGGATCGACGGTCAGGACATTCGGGACGTCTCGCTACCGAGCCTGCGCCAGTCGATGGGCTACGTCGGCCAGGAGTCGTACCTCTTCTACGGCACCGTCGAGGAGAACATCACCTACGGCACGTTCGACGCCAGTCGCGAGGAGATCGTCGAGGCGGCCAAGGCCGCCGAAGCCCACGACTTCATCCAGAACCTCCCCGACGGCTACGACACGATGGTCGGCGAGCGCGGTGTCAAACTCTCCGGCGGCCAGCGCCAGCGGGTCGCCATCGCCCGCGCGATCCTCAAGGACCCGGACATCCTGATCTTAGACGAGGCGACCAGCGACGTCGACACCGAAACCGAGATGCTGATCCAGCGTTCGATCGACCGGCTCACCGAGAACCGGACGACGTTCGCGATCGCCCACCGGCTCTCGACGATCAAGGACGCCGACAAGATCGTCGTCCTCGAGGGCGGCGAGATCGTCGAGCGGGGCACGCACGACGAACTGCTCGCCAACGACGGTCTCTACGCCCACCTCTGGGGGGTCCAGGCCGGCGAGATCGACGAACTCCCCCAGGAGTTCATCGAACGCGCCCAGCAGCGGACCGCCCGCACCGAGGCGCGCCAGGACGACTGA
- a CDS encoding MogA/MoaB family molybdenum cofactor biosynthesis protein, whose translation MTTDDAADRRSTDHHGHDVIDPLYVAVVTVSSSKSAESDPDDPGGDTVQECFEADGHEVRERVLVRDDYATIRTAVRSLVARREIDVVVTTGGTGVTADDVSPEAASGLFERDLPGFGELFRSLSWDEVGTRAMASRATAGIASDTPVFCLPGSKNACRTACEQLIVPEAPHLAGLATRHRVDGTDQTLAEYQDDA comes from the coding sequence ATGACGACCGACGACGCAGCCGACAGGCGGAGCACCGACCACCACGGACACGACGTCATCGACCCGCTGTACGTCGCGGTGGTGACCGTCTCGAGTTCGAAATCGGCCGAATCCGATCCGGACGACCCCGGCGGCGACACGGTACAGGAGTGTTTCGAGGCCGACGGCCACGAGGTCCGCGAGCGCGTTCTCGTCCGCGACGACTACGCGACGATCCGCACCGCCGTCCGGAGCCTGGTCGCCCGCCGCGAGATCGACGTCGTCGTGACCACCGGCGGGACGGGCGTCACCGCCGACGACGTCTCACCCGAGGCGGCGTCGGGACTGTTCGAGCGCGACCTCCCAGGGTTCGGCGAGCTGTTCCGCTCGCTCTCCTGGGACGAGGTCGGCACGCGCGCGATGGCCTCCCGCGCGACGGCCGGCATCGCGAGCGACACGCCGGTGTTCTGCCTGCCGGGGAGCAAGAACGCCTGCCGAACCGCCTGCGAGCAGCTCATCGTCCCCGAGGCGCCGCATCTCGCCGGACTGGCGACGCGCCACCGGGTCGACGGAACCGATCAGACGCTGGCGGAGTACCAGGACGACGCCTGA
- a CDS encoding DUF5790 family protein has product MSQASLNDDELFGEAASEMRSDVENSLEKAWDALPEADDVWETDAENVLGVLNGLKSALDAGDAEDHLRDAKKWFTMGQRADAFEDADDLEEEIADIEEAIEDISEAGEQVGDLTSTIPALRGTLESAEPADDADEDADEESDEDDE; this is encoded by the coding sequence ATGAGTCAAGCATCACTGAACGACGACGAGCTGTTCGGCGAGGCGGCAAGCGAGATGCGATCGGACGTGGAGAACTCCCTCGAGAAGGCCTGGGACGCCCTTCCCGAGGCCGACGACGTCTGGGAGACCGACGCCGAGAACGTACTCGGCGTGCTCAACGGGCTGAAGTCGGCGCTCGACGCCGGCGACGCCGAAGATCACCTCCGCGACGCCAAGAAGTGGTTCACGATGGGCCAGCGCGCCGACGCCTTCGAGGACGCCGACGACCTGGAAGAGGAGATCGCCGATATCGAGGAAGCGATCGAGGACATCTCCGAGGCCGGCGAGCAGGTCGGCGACCTCACCTCGACGATCCCCGCGCTCCGGGGCACCCTCGAGAGCGCCGAGCCAGCCGACGACGCGGACGAAGACGCAGACGAGGAGTCCGACGAAGACGACGAGTAA
- a CDS encoding queuosine precursor transporter gives MTETRVAHPTVPQVALIGLFVTALVTAQLTASKVLAFSLPVSLPVTGAELVLPGAALAYALTFLASDCYSELYGRRAAQVVVNVAFAMNFVVLLLVWSTIAAPAAEESIDPGMFADVLGASTNIVAGSLLAYVVSQNWDVVVFHRIREYTDGDHLWLRNVASTASSQAIDTVIFVGVAFALAPAVFGVGVTLPTEVLVSLIVGQYLLKLAIAVLDTPVVYAVVALVRSREAARSDEPVSA, from the coding sequence ATGACCGAGACTCGAGTCGCCCATCCGACGGTTCCGCAGGTCGCCCTGATCGGGCTGTTCGTCACCGCGCTGGTGACCGCTCAGCTGACGGCCTCGAAGGTGCTCGCGTTCTCCCTGCCCGTCTCGCTGCCGGTGACCGGTGCGGAGCTCGTGTTGCCGGGAGCGGCGCTCGCCTACGCGCTGACCTTCCTCGCGAGCGACTGTTACTCCGAGCTGTACGGGCGCAGGGCCGCCCAGGTGGTCGTCAACGTCGCCTTCGCGATGAACTTCGTCGTCCTGCTTCTCGTCTGGTCGACGATCGCCGCCCCGGCAGCCGAGGAGAGCATCGATCCGGGGATGTTCGCTGACGTCCTCGGCGCCTCGACGAACATCGTCGCCGGCAGCCTGCTCGCCTACGTCGTCAGCCAGAACTGGGACGTCGTCGTCTTCCACCGCATCCGCGAGTACACCGACGGCGACCACCTCTGGCTGCGAAACGTCGCCTCGACAGCGAGCAGCCAGGCGATCGACACCGTGATCTTCGTCGGGGTCGCCTTCGCGCTCGCGCCGGCGGTCTTCGGCGTCGGCGTCACCCTGCCGACCGAGGTCCTGGTCTCGCTGATCGTCGGCCAGTACCTCCTCAAACTGGCCATCGCCGTCCTCGATACGCCGGTCGTCTACGCCGTCGTCGCGCTGGTTCGTTCGAGGGAAGCCGCCCGGAGCGACGAGCCGGTTTCCGCGTGA
- a CDS encoding DUF5789 family protein has product MDDETRQQGVELGELGTQLQNHDYPASQDELLEAYGDETIDLASDETSFGELLEPLNEDEYASYDEVEQAIMNMVGDEAIGRKNYSDRTPPAPGEDRQEEGAPGQEGQDEEDSF; this is encoded by the coding sequence ATGGACGACGAAACCCGTCAGCAGGGCGTCGAACTGGGCGAGCTGGGCACGCAGCTACAGAACCACGACTACCCGGCGAGCCAGGACGAACTGCTCGAGGCCTACGGCGACGAGACGATCGATCTCGCGTCGGACGAGACGAGTTTCGGCGAACTCCTCGAGCCGCTGAACGAGGACGAGTACGCCTCCTACGACGAGGTCGAGCAGGCGATCATGAACATGGTCGGCGACGAGGCGATCGGCCGGAAGAACTACAGCGACCGAACGCCCCCGGCGCCGGGTGAGGACCGACAGGAAGAGGGCGCACCCGGCCAGGAGGGCCAGGACGAAGAGGACTCCTTCTGA
- a CDS encoding creatininase family protein: MHLADATWTDVEATETELAVLPVGSTEQHGPHAPLGTDTLAATAVADAGVDRFDGEVVVAPTVPIGVAEEHRQFPGTMWVSPETFRRYVRESVDSLASHGFDRVVLANGHGGNVDALREVAGTITRHDDAYAVSFTWFEAVGDHSSDMGHGGPLETALMRHVHPDLVREDRIEEAREGGADGWGEWVSHTNLAHDSAEFTENGVVGDPGEGSAERGTRLLELAADSLARLLEAVESRDVSRPERR; encoded by the coding sequence ATGCATCTCGCGGACGCGACGTGGACCGACGTCGAGGCGACGGAGACGGAACTCGCAGTGCTGCCGGTCGGGAGCACCGAACAACACGGCCCACACGCCCCTCTCGGAACCGACACGCTCGCGGCGACGGCGGTCGCCGACGCGGGCGTCGACCGCTTCGACGGCGAGGTCGTCGTCGCCCCCACGGTTCCGATCGGGGTCGCCGAGGAACACCGCCAGTTTCCCGGCACGATGTGGGTGTCCCCGGAAACGTTCCGACGGTACGTCCGCGAGTCGGTCGACAGCCTTGCTTCCCATGGGTTCGATCGGGTCGTTCTCGCCAACGGCCACGGCGGGAACGTCGACGCGCTCAGGGAGGTCGCAGGCACCATCACCCGCCACGACGACGCCTACGCCGTTTCGTTCACCTGGTTCGAGGCCGTCGGCGACCACTCGAGCGACATGGGCCACGGCGGCCCGCTCGAGACGGCGCTGATGCGCCACGTCCATCCCGACCTGGTTCGGGAAGACCGCATCGAGGAGGCCCGTGAGGGTGGTGCCGACGGCTGGGGGGAGTGGGTTAGCCACACGAACCTCGCGCACGACTCGGCGGAGTTTACCGAAAACGGCGTCGTCGGCGATCCCGGGGAGGGAAGCGCCGAGCGCGGGACGCGGCTGCTCGAGCTAGCAGCCGATTCGCTGGCGCGGCTGCTCGAGGCGGTCGAATCGCGGGACGTCTCGCGGCCCGAGCGCCGATAA
- a CDS encoding DUF309 domain-containing protein codes for MYVALRAGAAIYNDGHVHAAHDAWEPTWLDLESGTDDERLLHGLIQFTAAVYHARRRNWEGAVGLATSATEYLSGLPATYRGVGLEPVRGYLAVLAADPAVIERRRPPELTVESATPRLVTLDAAETALAAVVLAEELGYDEDVFETARAYALADLEGGDGSRFVALLFDFVREPKNRGVVAQRLEGHVARRAARERDVDGLF; via the coding sequence ATGTACGTCGCACTCCGGGCCGGCGCCGCGATTTACAACGACGGCCACGTCCACGCCGCTCACGACGCCTGGGAGCCGACGTGGCTCGATCTCGAGTCGGGCACCGACGACGAGCGGTTGCTCCACGGGTTGATCCAGTTCACCGCCGCGGTCTACCACGCCCGCAGGCGGAACTGGGAGGGGGCGGTGGGGCTGGCGACCAGCGCGACCGAGTACCTCTCGGGGCTGCCTGCGACCTACCGGGGGGTCGGCCTCGAGCCCGTCCGCGGCTACCTCGCGGTGCTGGCTGCGGATCCGGCGGTGATCGAGCGCCGTCGGCCGCCCGAGCTGACCGTCGAGAGCGCGACGCCGCGCCTGGTGACCCTCGACGCCGCCGAGACGGCCCTCGCGGCCGTCGTCCTCGCCGAGGAGTTGGGGTACGACGAGGACGTCTTCGAGACCGCTCGAGCGTACGCGCTGGCGGATCTCGAGGGCGGCGACGGGAGCCGGTTCGTCGCGCTCCTGTTCGACTTCGTCCGCGAACCGAAGAACCGGGGGGTCGTCGCGCAGCGACTCGAAGGTCACGTCGCCCGTCGAGCGGCGAGAGAGCGGGACGTCGACGGGCTGTTCTGA
- a CDS encoding aminopeptidase: MDERVYEHAEVLVDWSARVERGDDVVLSVGPDAHELAVAVAEKLGERGANLLATYSSGELERAYLQAHDGEFDEDPAHERALVENADVYLSIGGGRNTSAKADVPSEIRQKRRKALKKTREARYDTRWVSTVHPTRSLAQQANMAFAEYQAFAYDAILRDWEELAEEMARLKALLDEGEEVRLVKEGTDLAMRIDGRTAVNSAASVDYDSHNLPSGEVFTAPYGTDGEVAFDVPMTINGEAVRDVRLEFDDGEVVAHDAAQGADVIGEILDTDEGARRLGELGIGMNRGIDRYTDNILFDEKMGDTVHLAVGRAYDACLPDGESGNDSAVHVDMITDVSEESRLEIDGEVVQRNGRFRWEDGFEG, from the coding sequence ATGGACGAGAGAGTATACGAGCACGCCGAGGTGCTGGTCGACTGGAGCGCGCGGGTAGAGCGCGGCGACGACGTCGTACTGAGCGTCGGTCCCGACGCCCACGAACTGGCCGTCGCCGTCGCCGAGAAACTGGGCGAACGCGGCGCGAACCTGCTGGCGACGTACAGTTCGGGCGAACTCGAGCGGGCCTACCTCCAGGCCCACGACGGCGAGTTCGACGAGGACCCCGCCCACGAGCGCGCGCTCGTCGAGAACGCGGACGTCTACCTCTCGATCGGCGGCGGGCGGAACACGAGCGCGAAAGCCGACGTGCCGAGCGAGATCCGACAGAAGCGGCGAAAAGCCCTGAAAAAGACGCGCGAAGCGCGCTACGATACCCGCTGGGTGTCGACGGTCCACCCGACCCGGTCGCTGGCCCAGCAGGCGAACATGGCGTTCGCGGAGTACCAGGCGTTCGCCTACGACGCCATCCTCCGGGACTGGGAGGAACTCGCCGAGGAGATGGCCCGGCTGAAGGCGCTGCTCGACGAGGGCGAGGAGGTCCGCCTCGTCAAAGAGGGGACCGATCTCGCGATGCGGATCGACGGCCGAACCGCCGTCAACAGCGCCGCGTCCGTCGATTATGACTCCCACAACCTGCCCAGCGGCGAGGTGTTCACCGCCCCCTACGGCACCGACGGCGAGGTCGCCTTCGACGTCCCGATGACGATCAACGGCGAGGCGGTCCGCGACGTCCGCCTCGAGTTCGACGACGGCGAGGTCGTCGCCCACGACGCCGCCCAGGGGGCCGACGTGATCGGCGAGATCCTCGACACCGACGAGGGGGCCCGCCGGCTGGGCGAACTCGGCATCGGCATGAACCGGGGTATCGACCGGTACACCGACAACATCCTCTTCGACGAGAAGATGGGGGATACGGTTCATCTCGCGGTCGGCCGCGCTTACGACGCCTGCCTTCCGGACGGCGAGTCCGGCAACGACTCGGCGGTCCACGTGGACATGATCACCGACGTCAGCGAGGAGTCGAGACTCGAGATCGACGGCGAGGTCGTCCAGCGAAACGGGCGGTTTCGGTGGGAGGACGGGTTCGAGGGGTGA
- a CDS encoding YncE family protein, translating into MQTSMGRRRFVRVAGAGIAVGLAGCLGDDGDEPAETNDSTESTNSDGGESDDAPPEPGSEGLVYAFAPDTIALIDPDEGAVVNEITDGVDGAEWGDPRITADRERIFVTEGSRARLAVVNTATRALEEWVDVGPDPVHAYNPVEGEIWAHSDAEGAFYVVDAETLEVLDTVESGLEGGGHGKLLSHPDLGERAYGANVTAPAATTIDLAERERTGHVDLGEEGGTHYKAYAPETGLAYFQRSGVGETAVVDTERDELADALPFDGGLYLSPDETLLAVLDGETVRFVDATSEDSEVVGEIDVEGEPGALRYYEGDDALYAFAANTEPADVAVLDVDRLEEIDRLAVGAIDGRYRAGVAGGDYFVTPSDADGTVAVVDMAARELVAEVDVAPGVDTVQYVGESGTGYSSR; encoded by the coding sequence ATGCAAACGTCGATGGGTCGGCGCCGGTTCGTCCGGGTGGCAGGCGCTGGCATCGCGGTCGGGTTAGCCGGCTGTCTCGGCGACGATGGCGACGAGCCGGCAGAGACGAACGACTCGACCGAGAGCACCAACAGCGACGGCGGCGAGAGCGACGACGCGCCGCCCGAGCCGGGAAGCGAGGGGCTCGTCTACGCGTTCGCCCCCGACACGATCGCCCTCATCGACCCGGACGAGGGCGCCGTCGTCAACGAGATCACCGACGGCGTCGACGGCGCGGAGTGGGGCGATCCGCGGATCACCGCCGACCGCGAGCGGATCTTCGTTACCGAGGGGAGCCGAGCGCGACTCGCCGTCGTGAACACCGCGACTCGAGCGCTCGAGGAGTGGGTCGACGTCGGCCCCGATCCCGTTCACGCCTACAACCCGGTCGAGGGCGAGATCTGGGCGCACTCCGACGCCGAGGGGGCGTTCTACGTCGTCGACGCGGAGACCCTCGAGGTGCTCGACACCGTCGAATCGGGTCTCGAAGGTGGCGGCCACGGCAAACTGCTCTCGCATCCGGACCTCGGCGAGCGAGCCTACGGCGCGAACGTGACCGCGCCGGCGGCGACGACGATCGACCTGGCCGAACGCGAGCGGACGGGCCACGTCGACCTCGGCGAGGAGGGCGGCACTCACTACAAGGCGTACGCTCCCGAGACCGGGCTGGCGTACTTCCAGCGGTCGGGCGTCGGTGAAACCGCCGTCGTCGACACCGAACGCGACGAACTCGCCGACGCGCTCCCGTTCGACGGCGGGCTGTACCTCTCTCCGGACGAGACGCTGCTCGCGGTCCTCGACGGGGAGACGGTTCGGTTCGTCGACGCGACGAGCGAGGACAGCGAGGTCGTCGGCGAGATCGACGTCGAGGGCGAGCCGGGCGCGCTCCGGTACTACGAGGGCGACGACGCGCTGTACGCGTTCGCCGCGAACACCGAACCCGCCGACGTCGCCGTGCTCGACGTCGACCGACTGGAAGAGATCGACCGCCTCGCGGTCGGCGCGATCGACGGCCGGTACCGAGCGGGCGTCGCCGGCGGCGACTACTTCGTCACGCCGTCGGACGCCGACGGCACGGTCGCGGTGGTCGATATGGCCGCTCGAGAACTCGTCGCCGAGGTGGACGTCGCGCCGGGCGTCGACACCGTCCAGTACGTCGGCGAGTCGGGAACGGGATACTCGAGCCGGTAG